TGCCGGGTTCGACGGCGGTTTGCCTGCGCATTCTCGCGCCCCCTCCTGCTCTGGTTTGAAATCGCGCGTGAGCCGGCCCATGTCCTTGCCCATGTCCTTGCTTGACAACGCGCCCCGAAGCGGCAATGAAAAGCCGCAACCCACATCTAGCAACGGGCTGCGCCCTCTGCAACCATCCATGCAAAATTCCGAACGCTACGTCAAAACCTACCCCATCTCCTGGGAGCAGCTCCACCGGGACAGCAAGGCCCTGGCCTGGCGGCTGCTGGACAAAGGCCCGTTTCGCGGTATTGTAGCCGTGGCCCGTGGCGGACTCATCCCGGCGGCGGTCATCGCCCGGGAGCTGGAAGTCCGGCGCATCGAGACCGTGTGCGTCATGAGCTACGACTGGCAGGCCCAGCGCGAATCCTCCGTCCTGAAGACCCTGGGGGCGGACGTGCCGACCGACGGCGAGGGCTGGCTCATCGTGGACGACCTGACGGACACCGGCGGCACGGCCCGCATTGTGCGGGAAATGCTGCCCAAGGCCCTCTTCGCCACCGTGTACGCCAAGCCCGAGGGCAAACCCCTGGCCGACGTCTACGTGACCGAAGTGAGCCAGGATACATGGATTCTGTTCCCCTGGGATACGGAGCACCAGTACGTGCAACCCCTGGCGGCTCGCAAAGAATAGGCAATTTTTCAAGGAGAATCCCATGCGCGCATTCGTCGTCGCCCTGGCCCTGGCCCTGTTGGCCTGTCTGCCGATGCAGGCCGTGGCTGAAGACCTGAAGGTCGGCTTCATTTACGTCTCCCCCGTGGGCGACGCTGGCTGGTCCTGGGCGCATGACCAGGGCCGCAAGGCTGTGGAAGCCCTGGATGGCGTCACCACCTCCTTCGTGGAAAGCGTGCCTGAAGGGCCGGATGCCGAGCGCGTCATCGCCGGTCTGGCGCGCAAGGGGCACTCCCTCATCTTCACCACCAGCTTCGGGTACATGGACCCCACCCTCAAGGTGGCCGGCGAGTTCCCGGATGTGGCCTTCATGCACTGCTCGGGCTTCAAGACCGGGCCGAACATGGGCAACTACTTTGGCCGCATCTATCAGGCCCGCTACCTCACCGGGCTGGTGGCCGGCAAGATGACCAAGTCCAACATCGTCGGGTACGTGGCGGCCTTCCCCATTCCCGAGGTCATCCGCGGCATCAACGCCTTCACCCTGGGCGTGCGGGAAGTGAATCCCAAGGCCGAGGTCCGCGTGGTCTGGACCAAGACCTGGTACGATCCTGCCCTGGAAAAGGACGCCGCCAAGAGCCTGCTGGACGTGGGCGCGGACATCATCGCCCAGCATCAGGA
This sequence is a window from Megalodesulfovibrio gigas DSM 1382 = ATCC 19364. Protein-coding genes within it:
- the gpt gene encoding xanthine phosphoribosyltransferase; protein product: MQNSERYVKTYPISWEQLHRDSKALAWRLLDKGPFRGIVAVARGGLIPAAVIARELEVRRIETVCVMSYDWQAQRESSVLKTLGADVPTDGEGWLIVDDLTDTGGTARIVREMLPKALFATVYAKPEGKPLADVYVTEVSQDTWILFPWDTEHQYVQPLAARKE
- a CDS encoding BMP family ABC transporter substrate-binding protein, which encodes MRAFVVALALALLACLPMQAVAEDLKVGFIYVSPVGDAGWSWAHDQGRKAVEALDGVTTSFVESVPEGPDAERVIAGLARKGHSLIFTTSFGYMDPTLKVAGEFPDVAFMHCSGFKTGPNMGNYFGRIYQARYLTGLVAGKMTKSNIVGYVAAFPIPEVIRGINAFTLGVREVNPKAEVRVVWTKTWYDPALEKDAAKSLLDVGADIIAQHQDSPGPQEAAMEKGVYSIGYNSDMSSFAPKAHLTAAIWNWPVFYTTMVRQVQDKTWAPESMWWGMESGLVDIAPMGPMVPQGVKDLVEAKRQAIIDNTLVVFGGPVRDQKGEVRIKEGAEPADKDLLGMTWFVEGVVGSTE